One Nocardia sp. BMG111209 DNA segment encodes these proteins:
- a CDS encoding helix-turn-helix domain-containing protein, protein MSDRPAQGKSALGKGTRVTGKSRDRLQTQLKKQYEAGASIRSLARETGRSYGFIHNVLVESHVQLRSRGGANRRKATSK, encoded by the coding sequence ATGAGTGACAGGCCCGCACAGGGGAAATCTGCATTGGGTAAGGGCACGCGCGTCACCGGGAAGTCGCGAGACCGACTGCAAACCCAGTTGAAGAAGCAATACGAGGCGGGTGCCAGCATCCGCTCATTGGCCCGGGAGACCGGTCGCTCGTACGGCTTCATCCACAACGTGCTCGTGGAGTCGCATGTGCAACTCCGCAGCCGTGGTGGCGCGAATCGCCGCAAGGCGACCAGTAAGTAG
- a CDS encoding ABC-F family ATP-binding cassette domain-containing protein, with amino-acid sequence MITATDLEVRAGVRTLLTAPGSALRVQAGDRIGLVGRNGAGKTTTLRILAGEGEPYAGQVIRSGEVGYLPQDPREGDLNVLARDRVLSARGLDSLIREMEKQQALMAEVADDAEREKAVRKYGRLEERFSALGGYVAESEAARICHSLGLPDRVLGQSLRTLSGGQRRRIELARILFAASDGSGGKSGTTLLLDEPTNHLDADSITWLRGFLQSHDGGLIVISHDVELLEAVVNKVWFLDAVRGEADLYNMGWKKYLDARATDEQRRRRERANAEKKASALKQQAAKLGAKATKAVAAQNMLKRAERMLADADEIRLSDKVARIRFPEPAACGKTPLMASNLTKMYGSLEIFTGVDLAIDRGSRVVVLGLNGAGKTTLLRLLAGVEQPSAGQLEPGHGLKIGYFAQEHDTLDDTATVWENIRHAAPDAGEQDLRGLLGAFMFSGPQLEQPAGTLSGGEKTRLALAGLVSSAANVLLLDEPTNNLDPISREQVLDALRSYAGAVVLVTHDPGAAEALNPERVIMLPDGTEDHWSQDYLELIQLA; translated from the coding sequence GTGATCACCGCGACCGACCTGGAGGTCCGGGCCGGAGTCCGCACCCTGCTGACGGCGCCCGGCTCGGCGCTGCGGGTGCAGGCCGGCGACCGGATCGGACTGGTGGGCCGCAACGGCGCCGGCAAGACCACCACCCTGCGCATCCTGGCCGGTGAGGGCGAGCCGTACGCCGGTCAGGTGATCCGGTCCGGTGAGGTCGGTTACCTTCCGCAGGATCCGCGCGAGGGCGATCTGAACGTGCTGGCCCGCGACCGGGTGCTGTCCGCGCGCGGCCTCGATTCGCTGATCCGGGAGATGGAGAAGCAGCAGGCGCTGATGGCCGAGGTGGCCGACGACGCCGAGCGGGAGAAGGCCGTGCGCAAGTACGGCCGGTTGGAGGAGCGGTTCTCGGCCCTCGGCGGATACGTCGCCGAGAGCGAGGCGGCCCGGATCTGTCACAGCCTCGGCCTGCCCGACCGGGTGCTCGGCCAGTCGCTGCGCACGCTCTCCGGCGGTCAGCGCCGCCGGATCGAGCTGGCCCGCATCCTGTTCGCCGCCTCCGACGGCAGCGGCGGCAAATCCGGCACCACCCTGCTGCTCGACGAGCCCACCAACCACCTCGACGCCGACTCCATCACCTGGCTGCGCGGTTTCCTGCAGAGCCACGACGGCGGCCTCATCGTCATCAGCCACGATGTGGAACTGCTCGAGGCCGTGGTCAACAAGGTGTGGTTCCTGGACGCGGTGCGCGGCGAGGCCGACCTCTACAACATGGGCTGGAAGAAGTACCTCGACGCGCGCGCCACCGACGAGCAGCGCCGCCGCCGCGAGCGCGCCAATGCCGAGAAGAAGGCGTCGGCGCTGAAGCAGCAGGCCGCGAAGCTCGGCGCGAAGGCGACGAAAGCCGTTGCGGCGCAGAACATGCTCAAGCGCGCCGAGCGAATGCTCGCCGACGCGGACGAGATTCGCCTGTCCGACAAGGTGGCCCGGATCAGGTTCCCGGAGCCCGCGGCCTGCGGTAAGACCCCGTTGATGGCGAGCAATCTCACCAAGATGTACGGCTCGCTGGAGATCTTCACCGGTGTCGACCTCGCCATCGATCGCGGCAGCCGGGTGGTCGTGCTGGGCCTCAACGGCGCCGGCAAGACCACGCTGCTGCGGCTGCTCGCCGGTGTCGAACAGCCCTCGGCGGGGCAGCTGGAACCCGGGCACGGCCTGAAGATCGGCTATTTCGCGCAGGAGCACGACACCCTCGACGACACCGCGACGGTGTGGGAGAACATCCGCCACGCGGCTCCCGATGCGGGCGAACAGGATCTGCGCGGCCTGCTGGGTGCGTTCATGTTCTCCGGGCCGCAGCTGGAGCAGCCGGCGGGCACCCTGTCCGGCGGTGAGAAGACCCGGCTCGCGCTGGCGGGCCTGGTGTCCTCGGCGGCCAACGTGCTGCTGCTCGACGAGCCGACCAACAACCTCGACCCGATCTCCCGCGAACAGGTGCTGGATGCGTTGCGCAGCTACGCCGGTGCGGTCGTGCTGGTCACGCACGATCCCGGTGCGGCCGAGGCGCTCAATCCGGAGCGGGTGATCATGCTGCCCGACGGCACCGAGGATCACTGGTCACAGGACTATCTGGAGCTCATCCAACTCGCTTGA
- a CDS encoding SDR family oxidoreductase, which produces MTDDVAGRGALVTGASRGIGKAIAAELLARGAHVLITARKPEPLAAAAEELRSLGHPGRVLTQAGNAGDATARGDAVMTAVAEFGSLDILINNTGINPVFGALMDADLDAVRKIFDVNVVATLGYIQEAYRSWMQTHGGAIVNIASVAGLRSTGVIAAYGASKAALIRLTEELAWQLGPSIRVNAVAPGVVKTTFAGPLYSAGEETAAAAYPMKRLGTPEDVAALVGFLVSDRAAWITGEVVRVDGGLLATGGV; this is translated from the coding sequence ATGACCGACGACGTGGCGGGCAGGGGCGCACTGGTCACCGGCGCGAGCCGGGGCATCGGCAAGGCCATCGCGGCGGAACTGCTGGCCCGCGGCGCGCACGTACTGATCACCGCGCGCAAGCCCGAACCGCTCGCGGCGGCCGCCGAGGAACTGCGATCCCTCGGCCATCCGGGCCGGGTGCTCACCCAGGCGGGCAACGCCGGCGACGCCACCGCCCGCGGCGACGCCGTGATGACGGCGGTGGCCGAGTTCGGCTCGCTGGACATCCTGATCAACAACACCGGGATCAATCCGGTGTTCGGCGCGCTGATGGACGCCGACCTGGACGCGGTCCGCAAGATCTTCGACGTCAACGTCGTCGCCACCCTCGGCTACATCCAGGAGGCGTACCGGTCCTGGATGCAGACCCACGGCGGCGCGATCGTCAACATCGCCAGCGTGGCCGGGCTGCGGTCCACCGGGGTGATCGCCGCCTACGGCGCCTCCAAGGCGGCGCTGATCCGCCTCACCGAGGAACTGGCCTGGCAGCTGGGCCCGTCGATCCGGGTCAACGCGGTCGCGCCGGGTGTGGTGAAGACCACGTTCGCCGGTCCGCTCTACTCCGCCGGCGAGGAGACCGCGGCGGCCGCGTACCCGATGAAGCGCCTGGGCACTCCCGAGGACGTGGCCGCGCTGGTCGGCTTCCTGGTCTCCGACCGGGCGGCCTGGATCACCGGCGAGGTGGTCCGGGTCGACGGTGGCCTGCTCGCCACCGGCGGCGTCTGA
- a CDS encoding lycopene cyclase family protein, which yields MVDSSAAIFIVTDLIVCGLGPAGRALAHRARAHGISVLAIDPHPDRHWTATYAAWADELPPWIAPRTLAAQLPRPVAWGTRRFEIDRRYVVFDNAALRDSLDLDGVRVVAGTVAEIRRADGGPATVRLESGETYTARRVVDARGVRRAPELAEQTAFGVMVPRQRWDEPLFMDWRPDNGAGPAEPRSFLYAIPLNDDTVLLEETCLAGRPALDLAVLRDRLHTRLRGRGIELDGTEPTERVRFPVEGGRPGDEHFGAAGGLLHPATGYSVATALAEADAVATGASIWPWQARAVHALRNTGLRALLTLSPTEIPLFFDGFFTLSPERQRAYLSDRRNLFAIAATMRDLFTTVPAPVRVKLVTAPARGWRG from the coding sequence ATGGTGGACTCGTCTGCTGCAATCTTCATCGTGACCGATCTCATCGTCTGCGGGCTCGGCCCGGCCGGGCGAGCGCTCGCGCATCGCGCGCGGGCACACGGTATATCGGTGCTGGCGATCGATCCGCATCCGGACCGGCACTGGACCGCCACGTATGCCGCATGGGCCGACGAGCTTCCGCCGTGGATCGCGCCGCGGACCCTCGCGGCGCAGCTTCCGCGGCCGGTCGCCTGGGGCACCCGGCGGTTCGAGATCGACCGGCGGTACGTGGTCTTCGACAATGCGGCCCTGCGGGATTCGCTGGACCTGGACGGCGTGCGCGTGGTCGCGGGCACGGTGGCCGAGATCCGCCGCGCCGACGGCGGTCCCGCCACCGTGCGGCTGGAATCCGGCGAGACGTACACCGCGCGCCGGGTCGTCGACGCCCGGGGCGTGCGCCGAGCGCCGGAGTTGGCCGAGCAGACCGCCTTCGGCGTCATGGTGCCCCGGCAGCGCTGGGACGAGCCGCTTTTCATGGACTGGCGGCCGGACAACGGTGCCGGACCGGCGGAACCACGCTCGTTCCTGTACGCGATCCCGCTGAACGACGACACCGTCCTGTTGGAGGAGACCTGCCTGGCCGGCCGGCCCGCACTCGATCTCGCGGTGCTGCGGGATCGGCTGCACACCCGATTGCGCGGCCGCGGTATCGAACTCGACGGCACCGAGCCGACCGAGCGGGTCCGGTTCCCGGTGGAGGGCGGCCGCCCCGGCGACGAGCATTTCGGCGCCGCCGGCGGATTACTGCATCCCGCAACGGGTTACAGCGTCGCCACCGCACTGGCCGAGGCCGACGCGGTCGCCACCGGCGCGTCGATCTGGCCGTGGCAGGCCCGAGCCGTCCACGCACTGCGCAACACCGGACTGCGCGCTCTGCTCACCCTGTCCCCCACCGAGATTCCGCTGTTCTTCGACGGCTTCTTCACCCTCTCGCCGGAGCGCCAGCGCGCCTACCTCTCCGATCGCCGCAACCTGTTCGCGATCGCCGCGACCATGCGCGACCTGTTCACCACCGTGCCCGCTCCCGTCCGGGTGAAGCTGGTCACCGCACCGGCGCGGGGGTGGCGCGGCTGA
- a CDS encoding CPBP family intramembrane glutamic endopeptidase, whose amino-acid sequence MRVRPWRRLYLGAEYAALFFGGTTAYNALLRGKSPIPALLALASGAAWYLRRSPDFDRDALWRSEALPGQARPMAALAGSSALALTAMVAARHREDLFDLPRRNPLIWLAVMVLYPALSVYPQELIYRSFLFHRYAPVFGEGRGLVAASAAAFGYAHILFGSWFSVAASGAGGWIFATRYARTRSLFTASVEHSVYGILVFTVGLGRYFYHGAVPETRPRPA is encoded by the coding sequence ATGCGAGTTCGACCGTGGCGGCGGCTGTATCTGGGTGCCGAGTACGCGGCGCTGTTCTTCGGTGGCACCACGGCCTACAACGCACTGCTGCGCGGAAAGTCGCCGATTCCGGCGCTGCTCGCACTCGCCTCGGGGGCCGCCTGGTACCTGCGGCGCTCACCGGATTTCGATCGGGACGCGCTGTGGCGCAGTGAGGCACTGCCCGGACAGGCGCGTCCGATGGCGGCGCTCGCCGGGTCCAGCGCGCTGGCGCTGACCGCCATGGTGGCGGCCCGGCACCGCGAGGATCTGTTCGATCTGCCCCGGCGCAATCCGCTGATCTGGCTCGCGGTGATGGTCCTGTATCCGGCGCTGAGCGTGTACCCGCAGGAACTGATCTACCGATCGTTCCTGTTCCACCGGTACGCGCCGGTCTTCGGTGAGGGACGCGGACTGGTCGCGGCCAGTGCGGCCGCATTCGGCTACGCGCACATCCTGTTCGGCAGCTGGTTCTCGGTGGCGGCCAGCGGAGCAGGCGGGTGGATCTTCGCGACCCGCTACGCGCGCACTCGATCCCTGTTCACCGCCTCGGTCGAACATTCGGTCTACGGGATCCTGGTCTTCACCGTCGGGCTCGGCCGGTACTTCTACCACGGCGCTGTACCCGAGACCCGGCCCCGCCCGGCCTGA
- a CDS encoding TetR/AcrR family transcriptional regulator: protein MSTRRTQAERTDSTTGRLVDAGRALFGRNGYAATSIEAITTEAGLTKGAVYHHFGDKAALFRAVFVAEQQWMASELEQVAQRAPDTWTALLQGCATFLNLCLNPRCNRIVMLDGPAVLGWDAVREIEADHVLRVLSDGLARAAADGELSEGDLRIRCHLLFGALCEAGMLLARTGDPAAALPTVVVEATRMLEALRA, encoded by the coding sequence GTGAGTACCCGCCGCACCCAGGCCGAGCGGACCGACTCGACCACGGGCCGGCTCGTCGACGCGGGGCGCGCGCTGTTCGGCCGCAACGGCTACGCGGCCACCTCCATCGAGGCGATCACCACCGAGGCGGGCCTCACCAAAGGGGCCGTCTACCACCACTTCGGCGACAAGGCCGCGCTGTTCCGCGCCGTCTTCGTGGCCGAACAACAATGGATGGCCAGCGAACTGGAACAGGTCGCGCAGCGCGCGCCGGATACCTGGACCGCCCTGTTGCAGGGCTGCGCCACCTTCCTGAACCTGTGCCTGAATCCGCGGTGCAACCGCATCGTCATGCTCGACGGGCCCGCGGTGCTCGGCTGGGACGCCGTGCGCGAGATCGAGGCCGACCACGTCCTGCGGGTGCTGTCGGACGGGCTCGCCCGAGCCGCCGCCGACGGCGAACTGTCCGAGGGCGACCTGCGCATCCGCTGCCACCTGCTGTTCGGCGCGCTCTGCGAAGCCGGAATGTTGCTGGCGCGCACCGGCGATCCCGCCGCCGCACTGCCCACGGTGGTCGTGGAGGCGACCCGCATGCTGGAGGCACTGCGGGCCTGA
- a CDS encoding NAD(P)H-binding protein translates to MTIYAIYGASGHTGRLVTSELLSRGKDVLLSGRDPDRLAALGHPRILPATVDDPESLRALADSADIVVNCAGPFATTGLPVAAAAAAAGRHYVDHALEIHHVRKLFDDFGGPAERGGFTMLPDASFYGGLGDLLAGAVARGMADIERVTVAYSVANWKLTTGAMATARLLFADTERIGFADGALQFGFVEPRNAVFAFPPPVGPRTMIAPVPFPEPLTVPRHVRTRAVEAQLTARTFEEERAFTSEHLPAEERADSEYTVAVQVLGAHGSAAGHVRGRDLWRVSALIAAEAAIRIAEGGVKSGVVSPGEAFDPVEFLTALADRDVFTLELPTRP, encoded by the coding sequence ATGACGATCTACGCCATTTACGGGGCCTCTGGCCATACCGGCCGCCTCGTCACCTCCGAACTCCTCTCCCGCGGCAAGGACGTCCTCCTGTCCGGCCGCGACCCGGATCGGCTCGCGGCACTCGGCCATCCGCGGATCCTGCCCGCCACCGTCGACGATCCGGAATCGTTACGCGCACTTGCCGATTCGGCGGACATCGTCGTGAACTGCGCGGGCCCGTTCGCCACCACCGGCCTGCCCGTCGCCGCCGCGGCGGCCGCCGCCGGCCGGCACTACGTCGACCACGCACTCGAAATACACCACGTCCGAAAGCTTTTCGACGACTTCGGCGGCCCGGCGGAACGCGGCGGTTTCACGATGCTGCCCGACGCCAGCTTCTACGGCGGACTCGGCGACCTCCTGGCCGGCGCCGTCGCGCGCGGGATGGCCGACATCGAGCGCGTGACCGTCGCCTACTCGGTCGCCAACTGGAAACTGACCACCGGCGCGATGGCCACCGCCCGGCTGCTGTTCGCCGACACCGAACGCATCGGATTCGCCGACGGCGCACTGCAATTCGGATTCGTCGAGCCACGCAACGCGGTCTTCGCGTTCCCGCCGCCGGTCGGCCCGCGGACGATGATCGCCCCGGTGCCGTTCCCGGAGCCGCTCACGGTGCCCCGGCACGTCCGCACCCGCGCGGTCGAGGCGCAACTGACCGCCCGCACCTTCGAGGAGGAACGGGCCTTCACCAGCGAACACCTGCCCGCCGAGGAGCGGGCCGACAGCGAATACACCGTCGCCGTCCAGGTTCTCGGCGCACACGGGTCGGCGGCCGGACATGTGCGCGGCCGCGACCTGTGGCGGGTCAGCGCGCTCATCGCGGCCGAAGCGGCGATCCGCATCGCCGAAGGCGGCGTCAAGAGCGGCGTGGTGAGCCCCGGCGAGGCGTTCGACCCCGTGGAATTCCTGACCGCCCTTGCCGATCGCGACGTCTTCACCCTCGAACTGCCCACCCGGCCCTGA
- a CDS encoding NAD(P)H-binding protein translates to MEPILVTGAAGGLQGATGRRVTETLRDDDHPVRAFVRADDARAAELKDLGADVIVGDLREITTVLPAVRGVRRAYFTYPVTAGMLDAAAVFAAAAHDEGLERVVAVSQLGSDPHAGTPHMRRHWVAEQALDRAGIGAVHLRAAVFFENLRVVIAHSGELALPLGSPDTVLPLIAATDVADVATGILLNPDPIEPIHWLAGEILTAAQAAEAFGVRYVDVDPDRWQQTATTLYRDPVTVEHLTNLWKLFRDIGSGHDLYQVTDSIERFTGHPPVTLHEHLAADHN, encoded by the coding sequence ATGGAACCGATCCTGGTCACCGGCGCCGCCGGTGGACTGCAGGGCGCCACCGGCCGCCGCGTCACCGAGACCCTGCGCGACGACGACCACCCGGTCCGGGCATTCGTCCGCGCCGACGACGCGCGCGCCGCCGAACTGAAGGATCTCGGCGCGGACGTGATCGTGGGCGACCTGCGCGAGATCACCACCGTACTACCCGCCGTCCGAGGCGTCCGCCGCGCCTATTTCACCTATCCGGTCACCGCCGGAATGCTCGACGCCGCAGCGGTTTTCGCCGCCGCCGCACACGACGAGGGCCTCGAACGAGTGGTGGCGGTCTCACAACTGGGTTCCGATCCGCACGCGGGCACCCCACACATGCGCCGGCACTGGGTGGCCGAACAGGCCCTCGACCGTGCCGGCATCGGCGCCGTCCACCTGCGCGCCGCCGTCTTCTTCGAAAACCTGCGCGTCGTCATCGCACACAGCGGCGAACTGGCCCTCCCCCTCGGATCCCCGGACACGGTCCTCCCGTTGATCGCCGCCACCGATGTCGCCGACGTCGCCACCGGCATCCTGCTCAACCCCGACCCCATCGAACCGATCCACTGGCTGGCAGGCGAAATCCTCACCGCGGCACAAGCAGCCGAGGCATTCGGCGTCCGCTACGTAGACGTGGATCCGGACCGATGGCAGCAGACCGCCACCACCCTCTACCGCGACCCCGTCACCGTGGAACACCTCACGAACCTCTGGAAACTGTTCCGCGACATCGGCTCCGGACACGACCTGTACCAGGTCACGGACTCGATCGAACGCTTCACCGGCCACCCACCCGTCACCCTCCACGAACACCTGGCCGCCGACCACAACTAG
- a CDS encoding NAD(P)-dependent oxidoreductase — protein sequence MATIAFLGAGSRMGSGMAARLLAAGHEVRVFNRSAAKAAKAVAAGAVLADSPRAAAEGAEAVFSMVADDAASHAVWLGDTGALAAAAPGAFAVECSTLSRSWVLELAEHAAAQGFRYVDCPVTGLPDAAAAGRLTLFVGAGADRLEQLRPLLEPLCDNIVHFGGIGAGTSYKLIQNLMGSIQIAATAEALRTAELAGLDLATVVDTLGRGGAASPSVIRASRRMLDGHYDRNIAFTAALRLKDTRVGVELADSVGGPAALGRAARDLLARPVDAGRGELDETALFDLLHD from the coding sequence ATGGCGACGATTGCATTCCTCGGTGCGGGCAGCCGGATGGGTTCCGGGATGGCGGCGCGGTTGCTGGCCGCGGGACACGAAGTGCGGGTGTTCAACCGGTCCGCGGCGAAGGCCGCGAAGGCGGTCGCCGCCGGCGCCGTCCTCGCCGACTCACCGCGCGCCGCCGCCGAGGGCGCCGAAGCGGTGTTCTCGATGGTCGCCGACGACGCCGCCTCGCACGCCGTCTGGCTCGGCGACACCGGCGCACTGGCCGCCGCCGCGCCCGGCGCCTTCGCCGTGGAATGTTCCACGCTGTCCCGCTCCTGGGTGCTGGAGCTCGCGGAACATGCTGCCGCACAGGGCTTCCGCTACGTCGATTGCCCGGTGACCGGACTGCCGGACGCCGCCGCGGCGGGCCGGCTCACCCTGTTCGTCGGCGCCGGCGCGGACCGGCTCGAGCAACTGCGGCCGCTGCTGGAACCGTTGTGCGACAACATCGTCCACTTCGGTGGGATCGGCGCGGGCACCAGCTACAAACTGATCCAGAACCTCATGGGATCGATCCAGATCGCGGCCACCGCCGAGGCATTGCGCACCGCCGAACTCGCGGGCCTGGACCTCGCGACGGTCGTCGACACCCTCGGCCGCGGTGGCGCCGCCAGCCCCAGCGTGATCCGCGCGAGCCGCCGGATGCTCGACGGGCACTACGACCGCAACATCGCCTTCACCGCCGCCCTCCGGCTGAAGGACACCCGCGTCGGGGTCGAATTGGCCGACAGCGTGGGTGGTCCGGCCGCACTGGGCCGGGCCGCCCGCGACCTGCTCGCCCGCCCGGTCGACGCGGGCCGCGGCGAACTCGACGAGACCGCGCTGTTCGACCTGCTGCACGACTGA
- a CDS encoding helix-turn-helix domain-containing protein, with the protein MSGTHTDVPSMLAFRLPVPIPAAEHEQCPVTEVLRRVGDKWSVLVLVQLGSRRHRFNELHRSIENISQRMLTRTLRILEQDGLIEREVYPTVPPSVEYGLTPLGRGLLVPLSALADWAVENHRHIAAARDRTDRRWDGER; encoded by the coding sequence ATGTCAGGTACGCACACCGATGTGCCCTCGATGCTCGCATTCCGGCTGCCGGTGCCGATACCGGCGGCCGAGCACGAGCAGTGCCCGGTGACCGAGGTACTGCGCCGGGTCGGCGACAAATGGTCGGTGCTGGTACTGGTGCAATTGGGCAGTCGCCGGCACCGTTTCAACGAACTGCATCGTTCGATCGAGAACATCAGCCAGCGCATGCTCACCCGCACGCTGCGAATCCTGGAGCAGGACGGCCTGATCGAGCGTGAGGTGTATCCGACCGTGCCGCCCAGCGTCGAATACGGGCTCACACCGCTGGGCCGCGGGCTGCTGGTACCGCTGTCCGCGCTGGCGGACTGGGCGGTCGAGAATCATCGGCACATCGCCGCCGCCCGCGACCGGACCGATCGGCGGTGGGACGGGGAACGGTGA
- a CDS encoding SDR family NAD(P)-dependent oxidoreductase codes for MADSTSDPGKTIVVSGATDGMGKAVTLSRLARGDRLVAVGSNPAKFTALIAEAERLGAADRLHTVRADLSSIAENRRVIDEIAARYPAVDALLLFANRHSPRRRETVDGLEYTFALYYLSRYLLSRGLGPQLDAAANPVIVTVAGVGTTAGAIDWDDPQSTRGYRPVRAMIQGARANDLLGVGFAQQRAGRARFVMYHPGFTRSGDSSPLPLPVRILLRVAAALKARPIAESIAPIDGFIDHPPAQPLTAIDRGDPVDPALPTLDPGDARRLADLTEELLHRMV; via the coding sequence ATGGCAGATTCCACATCCGATCCGGGCAAGACCATTGTCGTCAGTGGCGCCACCGACGGCATGGGTAAGGCGGTGACCCTGTCCCGGCTGGCCCGCGGCGACCGGCTCGTCGCCGTCGGCAGCAATCCGGCGAAGTTCACCGCGCTGATCGCCGAGGCCGAGCGGCTCGGCGCGGCCGACCGGCTGCACACCGTGCGCGCGGACCTCAGTTCCATCGCCGAGAACCGGCGGGTGATCGATGAGATCGCCGCGCGGTACCCGGCCGTCGACGCGCTGCTGCTGTTCGCGAACCGGCACAGTCCGCGCCGCCGCGAGACCGTCGACGGCCTCGAGTACACCTTCGCGCTCTACTACCTGAGCCGCTATCTGCTGTCGCGCGGGCTGGGCCCGCAGCTGGACGCGGCGGCGAATCCGGTGATCGTGACGGTCGCCGGCGTCGGCACCACCGCCGGTGCGATCGACTGGGACGACCCGCAGTCCACCCGCGGCTACCGGCCGGTCCGGGCGATGATCCAGGGCGCGCGGGCCAACGACCTGCTCGGCGTCGGCTTCGCACAACAGCGGGCCGGGCGGGCCCGGTTCGTCATGTACCACCCCGGTTTCACCCGCAGCGGGGACAGTTCGCCCCTGCCGCTGCCGGTGCGGATCCTGCTGCGCGTGGCCGCCGCGCTGAAGGCGCGGCCGATCGCGGAGTCGATCGCGCCGATCGACGGCTTCATCGACCATCCGCCGGCGCAACCGCTCACCGCGATCGACCGCGGTGATCCGGTCGATCCCGCGCTGCCGACCCTCGATCCCGGCGACGCCCGCCGCCTCGCCGACCTCACCGAGGAACTCCTGCACCGAATGGTGTGA
- a CDS encoding YciI family protein, giving the protein MRYLTLIRLDPTAAPSDGPDEKLMADMGTLLEEMTKAGVLLDTAGLRPIEEATRIRQTNGVQTVLDGPYTESKEIIGGYCLLQTRSQEEAVEWSRRFLRVHGPEWDIEVEVRQVVEPE; this is encoded by the coding sequence ATGCGCTACCTGACCCTGATTCGCCTCGATCCCACCGCCGCCCCCTCCGACGGGCCGGACGAGAAACTGATGGCGGACATGGGCACGCTGCTGGAGGAGATGACGAAGGCGGGCGTGCTGCTCGACACCGCCGGGCTGCGGCCGATCGAGGAGGCCACCCGGATCCGGCAGACCAACGGTGTGCAGACCGTCCTGGACGGCCCCTATACCGAGTCGAAGGAGATCATCGGCGGTTATTGCCTGTTGCAGACCCGGTCCCAGGAGGAGGCGGTGGAGTGGTCGCGGCGTTTCCTGCGCGTCCACGGCCCGGAGTGGGATATCGAGGTCGAGGTCCGGCAGGTCGTCGAGCCGGAGTGA